The following are from one region of the Methanobrevibacter sp. genome:
- a CDS encoding DEAD/DEAH box helicase, producing the protein MAKKLKAIDTFKNDINYRDKIAHVETIPAKEAKFKKIDGLNDVLIKYLESNGIKLYCHQADAYEHSKNGENIIITTPTASGKTLAFNLPIMDTLIENDEATALYIYPAKALANDQLNVLKGLEKDLELNLNPNTYDGDTPKSKRASIRSSSRCVLTNPYQLHLILAWHHQWKKFYKNLKYIVIDESHFYKGVFGSNVAYLIKRLKRIANHYGAKPQFILSSATLANPLELANKLTGEEFVLVDNDTSPSGEKDFILYNPFKNYRRRAKNATEAPSVHLETERIFLYLMLKQIQTLCFTVSRKTAELIARWSKHDMNQIKPKWTERIAAYRAGYLAEERRDIENKLKSGEYLGVTCTNALEMGIDIGSLDAVVISGFPGTMISTWQQSGRAGRSNQKSLAILVAFENQLDQYFMNNPKFFFDKPHENAIIDLNNNILRDAHLACAAYELPITIEEGKKYFGVDKEILDKFSRDRILRRTPQNQYIYNHNDNPAFNHSLDQLSNETFMIMNRGKVLETMDRSQMYREAHEGAILINKGETYRVENINFSKKIVNVVKEDVDYHTMVLHDTAINIDKKISKTRYGNLTINFGELTVTEDYYKYKLMQYSKVLGVNMLDLKPLKFKTKGLWFTVPEDVKNAIEKEFPEDESYPGGLHGAEHALIGLFPLHVMCDRFDIGGLSTDYHPDTQEASVFIYDAYEGGMGITEKAADVFVDLLKSTRDLLENCDCKEGCPSCIYSPKCGNDNKPLNKNTTKYIIDYLLSQVEDEEGVKEIIVEEKPNKKEIIHKPKIKKVEKPKKPQKEPTVNEEDILYEEAYDLYVQEDYFLAKDILNDIIAKNSRYADAYALLGRILYRQGDKSGAVMFTKKALSIDSANEMASELLFELEY; encoded by the coding sequence ATGGCTAAAAAATTAAAAGCGATTGATACATTTAAAAATGATATTAATTATAGGGATAAGATTGCACATGTGGAAACAATCCCTGCCAAAGAAGCTAAATTTAAAAAAATAGATGGTTTAAATGATGTTCTAATAAAATATCTAGAATCTAATGGAATCAAATTATATTGTCATCAGGCTGACGCATATGAACATTCGAAAAATGGGGAAAACATCATCATAACAACTCCAACGGCTTCTGGAAAAACCTTGGCTTTTAATTTACCCATAATGGATACCTTAATAGAAAATGATGAGGCTACAGCATTATATATTTATCCTGCAAAGGCATTGGCTAACGATCAATTAAATGTTTTGAAAGGCCTTGAAAAAGATTTGGAATTAAATTTGAATCCCAATACCTATGATGGGGACACTCCAAAGTCAAAAAGGGCCAGCATAAGATCAAGCTCAAGATGTGTTTTAACAAATCCATATCAACTCCACTTGATATTGGCCTGGCATCATCAATGGAAAAAATTCTATAAGAACCTAAAATACATAGTCATTGATGAATCACATTTTTATAAAGGAGTTTTTGGTTCAAATGTCGCTTATTTAATTAAAAGGCTTAAAAGGATAGCAAACCATTATGGGGCCAAACCTCAATTCATTTTGTCTTCAGCCACTTTAGCCAATCCATTAGAATTGGCTAATAAATTGACTGGGGAGGAATTTGTTTTGGTTGACAACGACACTTCCCCTAGCGGAGAGAAAGATTTCATTTTATACAATCCATTTAAAAATTATAGGCGCAGGGCAAAAAATGCAACCGAAGCACCTTCCGTTCACTTGGAAACCGAGAGAATATTCTTATATTTGATGCTGAAACAGATTCAGACTTTATGTTTTACTGTTTCTCGTAAAACCGCAGAACTGATTGCACGCTGGTCTAAGCATGACATGAATCAGATAAAACCAAAATGGACAGAAAGAATTGCAGCATATCGGGCGGGATATCTGGCTGAAGAAAGAAGAGACATTGAGAATAAGTTAAAATCAGGAGAGTATTTGGGAGTAACCTGTACAAATGCATTGGAAATGGGTATTGATATAGGGTCACTTGATGCAGTTGTCATTTCAGGGTTTCCGGGGACCATGATTTCAACATGGCAGCAAAGTGGAAGGGCTGGAAGAAGCAATCAAAAATCATTGGCAATTCTCGTTGCTTTTGAAAATCAATTGGATCAATATTTCATGAACAATCCTAAGTTCTTTTTTGACAAGCCACATGAAAATGCAATCATAGATTTAAACAATAATATTTTAAGGGATGCGCATTTGGCTTGTGCGGCATATGAACTTCCAATTACCATTGAAGAGGGCAAAAAATATTTTGGAGTAGATAAGGAAATATTGGATAAATTTTCACGTGATAGGATACTTAGGAGAACTCCTCAAAATCAATATATCTATAATCACAACGACAATCCTGCTTTCAATCATTCTCTTGACCAGTTATCCAATGAAACTTTTATGATAATGAACAGGGGAAAGGTTTTGGAGACAATGGACCGCTCACAGATGTATCGTGAAGCTCATGAGGGAGCTATTTTAATTAATAAGGGTGAAACTTATAGGGTTGAAAACATTAACTTCTCCAAAAAGATTGTAAATGTCGTAAAGGAGGATGTTGACTATCACACAATGGTCTTGCATGATACTGCAATCAATATAGATAAAAAAATATCTAAAACAAGGTATGGCAATTTAACTATTAATTTTGGGGAATTGACAGTAACTGAAGATTATTATAAGTATAAACTCATGCAATATTCCAAAGTATTGGGAGTTAATATGCTTGATTTAAAGCCCCTTAAATTCAAAACTAAAGGTTTGTGGTTTACAGTACCTGAGGACGTCAAAAACGCCATCGAAAAGGAATTCCCTGAAGATGAATCTTATCCTGGCGGTCTTCATGGGGCAGAACATGCTTTGATAGGTCTGTTTCCATTGCATGTGATGTGTGACAGGTTTGACATTGGAGGACTTTCAACAGACTACCATCCAGACACTCAAGAGGCAAGCGTTTTCATTTACGATGCCTATGAAGGGGGTATGGGAATTACAGAAAAAGCTGCTGACGTCTTTGTGGATCTATTGAAATCAACAAGGGATTTGCTTGAGAATTGTGATTGTAAAGAGGGATGCCCTTCTTGCATTTACTCTCCAAAATGCGGCAACGATAACAAGCCACTCAATAAAAATACCACAAAATACATAATTGATTATCTCTTGAGTCAGGTAGAGGATGAGGAAGGAGTAAAAGAGATTATTGTAGAAGAAAAACCAAACAAAAAAGAAATCATTCATAAACCGAAGATCAAAAAGGTTGAGAAACCTAAAAAACCTCAAAAGGAACCAACCGTAAATGAGGAAGACATTTTATATGAGGAAGCATATGATTTGTACGTTCAGGAAGATTATTTTTTAGCCAAAGACATCCTAAACGATATCATTGCTAAAAACTCAAGATATGCAGACGCCTATGCATTGCTTGGCAGGATTTTATATAGGCAAGGCGACAAATCTGGAGCTGTAATGTTCACCAAAAAAGCCCTTTCAATTGATTCGGCTAATGAAATGGCCTCAGAGCTTTTGTTCGAATTAGAATATTAA
- the hypA gene encoding hydrogenase maturation nickel metallochaperone HypA, translating into MHELSMAQGIINAVLETAENNNATEVTEIYIEVGRLAMLNPEQLRFLLDVLVENTIAENAKIDISEIPVTINCPECGYEGVANLDDSDHYAPIIECPNCENLRISILNGKDCVVKNIVIEKPDEE; encoded by the coding sequence ATGCATGAACTGTCAATGGCTCAAGGAATAATAAATGCTGTTCTTGAAACAGCTGAAAATAATAATGCTACGGAAGTTACTGAAATTTATATTGAAGTGGGCAGATTAGCCATGTTAAATCCGGAGCAATTAAGATTTTTATTAGATGTGCTTGTAGAAAATACAATTGCTGAAAATGCAAAAATTGACATAAGTGAAATTCCTGTTACAATTAACTGTCCTGAATGCGGATATGAAGGAGTGGCTAATTTGGATGACAGCGATCATTATGCTCCTATTATAGAATGTCCAAATTGTGAAAACTTAAGAATTTCTATTTTAAATGGAAAAGATTGTGTAGTAAAGAATATTGTAATTGAAAAACCTGATGAAGAATAG
- the hypB gene encoding hydrogenase nickel incorporation protein HypB, translating to MHKVADIEVQKNIMDANRKLADRNKKNFEDNGIFCVDFVGAIGSGKTSLIEDIIENTDYNIGVIAGDVISEFDAGRIEKHDVPVVGLNTGKECHLDAHLVGHGVADLPLDDIDLLIIENVGNLICPVDFELGSHMRIVVVSVTEGDDTVEKHPLIFKGSDLIVINKVDLADAVGADADKMVADAKRLNPDIEVIKSSLKEGIGLQEIIDAIAKRKEEI from the coding sequence GTGCATAAAGTAGCAGATATTGAAGTTCAAAAAAACATTATGGATGCTAATAGAAAATTAGCAGATAGAAATAAAAAGAATTTTGAAGATAATGGTATTTTCTGTGTTGATTTCGTAGGAGCTATTGGTTCTGGAAAAACATCATTGATTGAAGATATTATTGAAAATACAGATTATAATATTGGAGTAATCGCTGGTGACGTAATAAGTGAGTTTGATGCAGGAAGAATTGAAAAGCACGATGTTCCTGTTGTAGGATTAAATACGGGTAAGGAATGTCATTTGGATGCACATTTAGTGGGTCATGGTGTTGCAGACTTACCTTTGGATGATATTGATTTATTAATTATCGAAAATGTTGGAAACTTGATTTGTCCTGTTGATTTTGAACTTGGTTCTCACATGAGGATTGTTGTTGTAAGTGTTACCGAAGGTGATGACACTGTAGAGAAACATCCTTTAATATTCAAGGGTTCCGATTTAATTGTAATCAATAAAGTGGATTTGGCTGATGCAGTTGGCGCTGATGCAGATAAGATGGTTGCAGATGCTAAAAGATTAAATCCAGATATTGAAGTTATCAAAAGTAGTTTAAAAGAAGGAATTGGACTTCAAGAAATTATCGATGCGATAGCTAAAAGAAAAGAAGAAATTTAG
- a CDS encoding DUF354 domain-containing protein, translating into MISLKIWIDISNAPHVRFFKDIIKYLENEGEDVIITARDFGDIHKLMNMYDIDFISVGKHGVSLYDKLKESTDRIVGLLDVIKDEKIDVAVSKHSIELPRISFGLGIPSLYVLDNEHALAANKLTLPLCDRIITPNIIDMWKLMKFGADPNSIISYNGTSELMHFKSFEYNDNIFTDLNLNLKYPKTILMRPEPSLASYLNTDCHKSVLSPIVDVLKDYANILILPRFRAQAEIFENIDNVTILKPPVDTSSLIKKCDLVIGAGGTMNRESAILQTPVISCYPGETLSVDQYYINQGLMFRSNNIDEITQKALDFITADNSEIQLKTDDLFNLIIENIYDLGNYNK; encoded by the coding sequence GTGATTTCATTGAAGATATGGATAGACATTTCAAATGCCCCTCATGTTAGATTTTTTAAAGATATAATTAAATATCTTGAAAATGAAGGTGAAGATGTTATTATTACAGCTAGGGACTTTGGTGATATCCATAAATTAATGAATATGTATGATATTGATTTCATATCTGTTGGAAAACATGGAGTAAGCCTTTATGACAAGTTAAAGGAAAGCACTGATCGTATTGTTGGGCTTTTGGATGTCATTAAAGACGAAAAAATTGATGTGGCGGTTAGCAAGCATTCCATCGAACTTCCAAGAATCTCCTTTGGTCTTGGTATTCCTAGTTTATATGTTTTAGATAATGAACATGCTCTGGCTGCAAACAAGCTTACTCTTCCATTATGTGATCGAATCATCACTCCAAATATAATTGACATGTGGAAGTTAATGAAATTTGGAGCTGATCCTAATTCAATTATTTCTTATAATGGGACTTCTGAATTGATGCATTTCAAATCTTTCGAATATAATGACAATATCTTTACAGATTTGAATCTTAATTTGAAATATCCCAAAACTATTTTAATGAGACCGGAGCCGTCTCTTGCTTCTTATTTAAATACAGATTGTCATAAATCTGTTTTATCTCCTATTGTCGATGTTTTAAAAGATTATGCTAATATTTTAATTCTTCCCAGATTTAGGGCTCAGGCTGAAATTTTTGAAAACATCGATAACGTGACAATTCTAAAACCTCCAGTTGACACATCTAGCCTAATTAAGAAATGTGATTTGGTTATTGGTGCTGGGGGAACAATGAATCGTGAATCAGCTATTTTGCAAACTCCAGTTATCTCATGTTATCCGGGTGAGACATTATCAGTTGATCAGTATTATATTAATCAGGGTTTGATGTTCAGGTCCAATAACATTGATGAAATAACTCAAAAGGCATTGGATTTCATCACTGCTGACAATAGTGAAATCCAACTAAAAACAGATGATTTATTTAATCTGATAATTGAAAATATTTATGATTTGGGCAATTACAATAAATAG
- a CDS encoding DUF1890 domain-containing protein: MKKALILLGCPEVPSQTPMAVYAAYKLSKLDYDVTIAANPAATKLVTVSDPENYYVHNLVDLDECLNEIGPGDFDLLVGFVHKDAAASFFVTFYHLLQTKSIALVFEKDPELLKEYKDIVEENTDADIVAVRAFHNPTPLRVRFDKALEGL; this comes from the coding sequence ATGAAAAAAGCTTTAATATTATTGGGATGTCCTGAAGTTCCTTCACAAACTCCAATGGCGGTTTATGCTGCTTATAAATTATCAAAATTAGATTATGATGTAACAATTGCTGCAAATCCTGCAGCAACCAAACTTGTAACAGTGTCTGATCCTGAAAACTATTATGTTCACAATTTGGTTGATTTGGATGAATGTTTAAATGAAATCGGTCCTGGGGATTTTGATTTGCTTGTTGGTTTTGTCCATAAGGATGCTGCGGCTTCATTTTTCGTGACATTTTACCATCTTCTTCAAACTAAATCAATAGCTTTGGTATTTGAAAAAGACCCTGAACTTCTTAAGGAATATAAGGATATAGTTGAGGAAAATACTGATGCAGACATAGTTGCTGTTAGAGCATTCCATAATCCTACACCTTTAAGAGTAAGATTCGATAAAGCATTGGAGGGGTTATAA
- a CDS encoding DUF1894 domain-containing protein, translating to MAFCLETYLQQSDDYEILASQAGFKDCAMIIRFKSDEIINVKPGDEVLGVRIIGIPPIPIGIKNDEKRVLIPYTKPCHGTAVVELPIDDEELEKIKKLA from the coding sequence ATGGCTTTTTGTTTAGAGACTTATCTTCAACAATCTGATGACTATGAAATTCTTGCAAGTCAGGCAGGTTTTAAAGACTGTGCAATGATTATCCGTTTCAAATCTGATGAAATCATCAACGTTAAACCTGGAGATGAAGTTTTAGGTGTTAGAATAATTGGAATACCTCCAATACCAATTGGAATTAAAAATGATGAAAAAAGAGTATTAATTCCATACACTAAACCTTGTCATGGTACTGCTGTCGTAGAGTTGCCGATTGATGATGAGGAACTTGAAAAAATTAAAAAATTGGCTTGA
- a CDS encoding methionine synthase, whose protein sequence is MYSTVVGSFPADVEEPASFKDKLLNVFNLYDPYKSAIRKAVFKQLEAGIDVISDGQVRGDMVSSFTKYIPGMSLEGTNTVINGKIQKPTQEITVKDLKYAKSLINEFFDGDVPEKKGIKGIITGPSTIVFSSRIASFYKNKNDAILDLANSLKYEVMAIEKNVNPKYIQIDEPFLSTGMVDFKTAREAISIISESVDVPISMHVCGNLDSVFKELTKFKIDILDCEFAGNDVNIDVLRENVGLIKNKKIGFGCIDTSVNKVDSYADVQNLVREGIDILGTNHIILDPDCGLRRASPDVAFEKLQLISRAEEEFS, encoded by the coding sequence ATGTATTCCACAGTAGTTGGCAGTTTTCCTGCTGATGTAGAGGAACCTGCTTCTTTTAAGGACAAACTTCTAAATGTTTTTAATTTATATGATCCTTACAAGTCAGCTATTAGAAAAGCCGTTTTCAAACAATTGGAAGCTGGCATTGATGTAATTTCTGATGGTCAGGTAAGGGGAGATATGGTAAGTTCTTTTACAAAATACATTCCTGGAATGTCTTTGGAAGGAACTAATACTGTTATCAATGGCAAAATACAAAAACCAACTCAGGAAATAACCGTTAAAGATTTGAAGTATGCCAAATCTTTAATTAATGAGTTTTTTGATGGCGATGTTCCTGAAAAAAAGGGGATTAAGGGTATTATAACCGGTCCGTCAACTATTGTTTTTTCTTCCAGAATTGCTTCTTTTTATAAAAATAAGAATGATGCTATTCTTGATTTGGCAAATAGTCTCAAATATGAAGTGATGGCTATTGAAAAAAATGTCAATCCAAAATATATTCAAATAGATGAACCGTTCTTGTCTACTGGAATGGTTGACTTTAAAACTGCAAGGGAAGCCATTAGCATAATTTCCGAAAGTGTTGATGTTCCGATTTCTATGCATGTTTGTGGAAATCTGGATTCTGTTTTTAAGGAATTGACTAAGTTCAAAATTGATATTCTTGACTGTGAATTTGCAGGAAATGATGTTAATATTGATGTTTTAAGAGAAAATGTCGGTTTAATTAAAAATAAGAAAATAGGTTTTGGTTGCATAGATACTTCAGTAAATAAAGTTGATTCATATGCTGATGTTCAAAACCTTGTTCGTGAAGGCATAGATATTCTTGGAACTAATCATATTATTTTAGATCCTGATTGTGGTCTTAGAAGAGCTTCTCCTGATGTTGCCTTTGAAAAATTACAATTGATTTCAAGAGCCGAAGAAGAATTTTCATAA
- the cobM gene encoding precorrin-4 C(11)-methyltransferase encodes MKGKVIFIGAGPGDPDLITVKGRNAIEKADIIIYAGSLVNKEVLNVRKEDAVVYNSAVLNLDEIIEIIKEGIAEDKLVARVHTGDPSIYGAIGEQIRELQKNDIEYEIIPGVSSLFGTASVLEAELTLPEISQTVIITRPEGRTPKPRKESIASLSKHEATMCIFLGIGMIDKVVEELLEGYTEDTPIAVVKKATWNDQEIIKGTLKDIAEKVKEANITKTAMIIVGDVLNPGDFTPSKLYDAKFKHEYR; translated from the coding sequence ATGAAAGGTAAAGTAATTTTTATTGGTGCTGGTCCAGGAGACCCTGACCTCATCACAGTAAAAGGAAGAAATGCGATTGAAAAAGCCGACATTATAATTTATGCAGGTTCACTTGTCAATAAAGAAGTTTTGAACGTTAGAAAAGAGGATGCTGTTGTCTACAATAGTGCAGTTCTTAATTTAGATGAAATCATTGAGATAATCAAAGAAGGAATAGCTGAAGATAAACTTGTTGCAAGAGTGCATACTGGTGATCCGTCAATTTATGGAGCTATTGGTGAACAGATTCGTGAGCTTCAAAAAAATGATATAGAATATGAAATAATTCCAGGAGTTAGTTCCTTATTTGGAACAGCATCTGTCCTTGAAGCCGAATTAACATTGCCTGAAATTTCACAAACCGTTATAATTACTAGACCTGAAGGAAGAACACCAAAACCTAGAAAAGAAAGCATAGCAAGTCTTTCTAAACATGAAGCAACAATGTGCATATTTTTAGGTATTGGAATGATAGACAAAGTCGTGGAGGAATTGCTTGAGGGCTATACGGAAGATACTCCAATAGCTGTTGTTAAAAAGGCAACCTGGAATGACCAGGAAATAATTAAAGGAACCCTCAAGGATATTGCAGAAAAAGTAAAAGAAGCTAATATAACAAAGACTGCAATGATAATTGTTGGAGATGTATTAAACCCTGGCGATTTTACACCATCTAAGTTATATGATGCTAAATTTAAACATGAATATAGATAA
- a CDS encoding class III signal peptide-containing protein, giving the protein MDNKGQLSMEFIFLVGVLIVILVSSSIFILNENELMVAMAAARNGVNEGIAVGDVAVFPDDVYGDYEISKDDLLIPNSVNLIKIKYNYMGFDSRYNKEKIQFNVTVSSDTITDKKEQDSVGDRINYNLRKSVALSFSTENLTNGLFNPVFSKHYIYTTSKVKWVKN; this is encoded by the coding sequence ATGGATAATAAAGGACAGTTGAGTATGGAATTCATATTTCTTGTAGGAGTTTTAATCGTGATTCTTGTTTCAAGCAGCATTTTTATTTTAAATGAAAACGAACTGATGGTTGCAATGGCCGCTGCAAGAAACGGTGTCAATGAGGGGATAGCTGTTGGTGACGTTGCCGTTTTTCCCGATGATGTGTATGGCGATTATGAAATTTCTAAAGATGATTTGCTAATTCCAAATTCGGTAAATCTAATTAAAATCAAGTATAATTATATGGGTTTTGATTCTAGATACAATAAGGAAAAAATACAGTTTAATGTAACGGTAAGCTCAGATACGATAACTGATAAGAAAGAACAGGATTCGGTTGGTGATAGGATTAATTATAATTTAAGAAAATCTGTTGCATTATCTTTTAGCACAGAAAATTTGACTAATGGCCTTTTTAACCCAGTATTTTCAAAACATTATATTTATACAACTTCTAAAGTAAAATGGGTAAAAAATTAG
- the cofH gene encoding 5-amino-6-(D-ribitylamino)uracil--L-tyrosine 4-hydroxyphenyl transferase CofH: protein MFDKLPVSSETEKILTKALDEPISVEEGNYLMNIKGSDLYPLLATADYLRSKIVGNKVTFINNCNINFTNICTVRCGFCAFGVDADNPEAYIMDDESILGKAAPAVENGAHEFCLMGGVLPDADIEYYEHLLMLLKGEFPNTLIHGFSPTMINDAAKVSGIDIAEACERLKVAGLDTLPGTAAEILTDRSRKIICPEKVSTQEWIDIVRTAHEVGIPGSATIMYGHVETLEERVEHIDIIRNLQEETKGFTEFIPMTFMHEYSPIFLEGQKNLGASGTEDLKLYAVSRLMLQDLVPNIQVSWVKMGFRFAQVALTAGANDLGGTLGGDELSAASGAPDGVEASISTLSDMVKNLGRHPIERNSKYTEFYPITSSGEMASK from the coding sequence ATGTTTGATAAATTACCTGTTTCTTCTGAAACAGAAAAAATATTAACCAAGGCTTTAGATGAGCCTATTTCTGTTGAAGAGGGAAATTATTTGATGAATATTAAAGGATCAGATTTATATCCTTTACTCGCAACTGCTGATTATTTAAGAAGCAAAATCGTTGGAAATAAAGTCACATTCATTAATAATTGTAATATCAACTTTACTAATATTTGTACTGTAAGATGCGGATTCTGTGCCTTTGGAGTAGATGCAGACAATCCGGAAGCATATATTATGGATGATGAGTCTATATTGGGAAAAGCGGCCCCTGCTGTTGAAAATGGTGCTCATGAATTCTGTCTGATGGGAGGAGTTCTTCCTGATGCAGACATAGAATATTATGAACATCTTCTAATGCTTTTAAAGGGGGAATTTCCAAATACATTAATTCATGGTTTTTCACCGACAATGATAAACGATGCTGCTAAAGTATCTGGAATAGATATAGCAGAAGCTTGTGAAAGACTTAAAGTTGCAGGACTCGATACTCTGCCTGGAACAGCTGCTGAAATTCTTACAGACAGGTCTAGGAAGATTATTTGTCCTGAAAAGGTATCTACACAGGAGTGGATTGATATTGTAAGAACCGCTCATGAAGTTGGAATCCCTGGTTCTGCAACCATCATGTATGGGCATGTAGAAACATTAGAAGAACGTGTAGAACATATTGATATCATTAGAAACCTCCAGGAAGAGACTAAAGGTTTTACAGAATTTATCCCAATGACTTTCATGCATGAATATTCCCCTATATTCTTAGAAGGTCAGAAAAATTTAGGAGCTTCAGGAACTGAGGATTTAAAACTCTATGCAGTTTCTAGATTGATGCTCCAAGATTTAGTTCCTAATATTCAAGTTTCTTGGGTAAAAATGGGATTCAGATTCGCTCAAGTAGCACTTACAGCTGGAGCTAATGATTTGGGTGGAACTCTTGGTGGAGACGAATTATCTGCTGCTTCTGGAGCACCTGATGGTGTTGAGGCTTCCATATCCACATTAAGTGATATGGTTAAAAACTTGGGAAGACACCCTATTGAAAGAAATTCAAAATACACTGAATTTTATCCTATTACGTCATCTGGGGAGATGGCATCTAAATAA
- a CDS encoding diacylglycerol/polyprenol kinase family protein codes for MDFYDIIPLIIVYVYVAIVFVSSEKFLKHKPELSRKFLHIMVGNCIFIMPFFKDPMVMVYFLTLPLTVFAFLLTKYSPIQIQNTATEAGHDLGLVYYAGIWTILIFLLPNHLWIVALAIASMVYGDGFASVVGQQYGKHKYNISGDPKSVEGSITMFIVIILASIVVFAFYNAIGYPSTPALNIPIIILMSLIATVAEASTPKGLDNVSVCIVTAILYYVIMVVF; via the coding sequence ATGGATTTTTACGATATTATACCATTAATAATAGTTTACGTTTATGTTGCAATCGTTTTCGTATCTTCGGAAAAGTTTTTGAAACATAAACCTGAACTATCTCGTAAATTCCTACATATTATGGTAGGAAATTGTATTTTTATAATGCCTTTCTTTAAAGACCCTATGGTTATGGTTTACTTCTTAACATTGCCATTGACTGTCTTCGCGTTCTTGTTAACCAAATATTCCCCAATTCAAATTCAAAACACTGCTACTGAAGCAGGTCATGATTTGGGATTGGTATATTATGCTGGAATTTGGACTATTTTAATATTCTTATTGCCTAATCACTTATGGATTGTTGCATTGGCTATTGCTTCTATGGTATACGGTGACGGTTTTGCTTCAGTGGTTGGTCAACAATACGGTAAACATAAATATAATATATCAGGAGACCCTAAATCAGTTGAAGGTTCAATAACTATGTTTATTGTTATTATTTTAGCTTCAATTGTTGTATTTGCATTCTATAATGCTATCGGTTATCCAAGCACTCCTGCTTTAAACATTCCGATTATTATTTTAATGAGTTTAATAGCTACTGTTGCTGAAGCTTCAACTCCTAAAGGATTGGATAACGTTTCAGTTTGTATTGTAACTGCTATTTTATATTATGTTATTATGGTGGTATTTTGA
- a CDS encoding thymidylate kinase: protein MKFIVIDGLDGSGKDTQVNLLEDMYRSQGKNVVIRSHPSPDNYFGLKSKEALLKTGKLNHLKATLFFAGDAIRSVIKYYYGSDDIDVLIFSRYIMSVVYLPNVINIIVYKIVSIVLPTSNYMFFLDVSPEESLRRIAIRSEDTEMFENYDSLEKAREKSKKVADDWHVIPGDGDAMDIGNKIKSICLEDS, encoded by the coding sequence TTGAAATTTATTGTAATTGACGGTCTTGATGGATCTGGAAAGGACACACAGGTTAATCTGTTGGAGGATATGTATAGAAGCCAAGGAAAGAATGTTGTGATTCGTTCTCATCCATCCCCTGACAATTACTTTGGATTAAAATCAAAAGAGGCTTTATTAAAAACCGGAAAATTAAATCATTTGAAGGCTACCCTATTTTTTGCTGGGGATGCAATCAGATCAGTAATAAAATATTATTATGGTAGTGATGACATTGATGTTCTTATTTTTTCAAGATATATCATGTCTGTCGTTTATCTTCCGAATGTAATTAATATAATTGTTTATAAGATAGTTTCAATCGTTTTGCCCACTTCAAACTACATGTTCTTTTTGGATGTTTCCCCTGAGGAATCTTTAAGAAGAATAGCTATACGTTCTGAAGATACCGAAATGTTTGAAAATTACGATTCTCTTGAAAAAGCAAGGGAAAAATCAAAAAAAGTTGCCGACGATTGGCATGTTATCCCTGGAGACGGGGATGCGATGGATATTGGTAATAAAATAAAAAGTATTTGTTTAGAAGATTCATAA